In one Takifugu flavidus isolate HTHZ2018 chromosome 9, ASM371156v2, whole genome shotgun sequence genomic region, the following are encoded:
- the gnpda1 gene encoding glucosamine-6-phosphate isomerase 1 — protein sequence MKLIILSDYNEASEWAAKYIRNKILLFNPGPDRYFTLGLPTGSTPLGCYKKLIEFYKNGEVSFHYVKTFNMDEYVGLPRDHPESYHSFMWNNFFKHIDIKAENTHILDGNAADLHAECEAFEEKITAAGGIQLFVGGIGPDGHIAFNEPGSSLVSRTRVKTLAKDTIIANARFFDGDLSRVPTSALTVGVGTVMDAKEVMILITGAHKALALAKAIEEGVNHMWTVSAFQQHPQSIFVCDEDATLELRVKTVKYFQGLMQMHNKLVETPHIELQKK from the exons ATGAAGTTGATCATCCTCAGCGATTACAATGAGGCGAGTGAGTGGGCTGCAAAATATATCAGGAATAAGATTTTGCTGTTCAATCCCGGCCCGGATCGATATTTCACCCTGGGTCTTCCCACAG GAAGCACCCCCCTGGGTTGTTACAAGAAACTGATCGAATTTTACAAGAATGGAGAAGTCTCGTTTCACTATGTCAAAACCTTTAACATGGATGAATATGTTG GTCTCCCCAGAGATCACCCTGAGAGCTACCACTCTTTCATGTGGAATAACTTCTTCAAGCACATCGACATAAAGGCGGAAAACACTCATATTTTAGACGGCAACGCCGCTGACCTGCATGCGGAGTGTGAAGCCTTCGAGGAAAAGATTACGGCGGCTGGTGGGATCCAGCTGTTTGTCGGAG GTATTGGCCCGGATGGCCACATTGCCTTCAATGAGCCAGGTTCAAGTTTGGTGTCCAGGACTCGGGTGAAGACCCTGGCCAAGGACACGATCATTGCTAATGCACGATTCTTTGATGGAGACCTCTCCAGGGTGCCCACCAGTGCCCTGACCGTGGGAGTGGGCACTGTCATGGATGCAAAAGAG GTGATGATTCTCATCACGGGTGCACACAAGGCTCTGGCTCTGGCCAAAGCTATAGAGGAAGGCGTGAATCACATGTGGACGGTCTCTGCCTTCCAGCAGCACCCACAGTCCATTTTCGTGTGCGATGAGGATGCCACCTTGGAACTGCGAGTCAAAACGGTCAAGTACTTTCAAG gGTTGATGCAGATGCACAACAAGCTGGTGGAAACACCCCACATAGAGCTCCAAAAGAAATGA
- the LOC130530936 gene encoding NEDD4 family-interacting protein 1-like, whose product MAEPNGGVRYQELVNEEEPEQPSQEGQALDAPPPPYSTIAAANAAFFEYKEDGGRFPNPPSYNVATTLPTYDEAERSKEEAAIPLVAGRVMDDDFVARDDFEDADQLRIGNDGIFMLTFFMAFLFNWIGFFLSFCLTSSAAGRYGAISGFGLSLIKWVLIVRFSTYFPGYFDGQYWLWWVFLALGFMLFVRGFINYSRVRKLADPTYAPLPRTRVLFIY is encoded by the exons ATGGCAGAACCAAACGGCGGCGTCAGATATCAGGAG CTGGTGAATGAAGAGGAGCCAGAGCAACCGTCCCAGGAAGGTCAAGCCCTGGACGCTCCACCGCCGCCCTACAGCACCATCGCTGCTGCAAATGCAG CGTTCTTTGAATAtaaagaagatggagggagattTCCTAACCCCCCTTCCTACAACGTCGCCACCACTTTGCCCACCTATGATGAAGCCGAGAGAAGCAAAGAAGAGGCAGCCATTCCCCTGGTGGCTGGAAGGGTCATG gACGACGACTTTGTGGCCAGGGATGACTTTGAAGATGCTGACCAGCTGAGAATAGGAAACGATGGCATCTTCATGCTGACTTTCTTCA TGGCGTTTCTCTTCAACTGGATCGGCTTCTTCTTGTCATTCTGTTTGACATCATCAGCCGCCGGTCGATATGGAGCCATCTCCGGCTTCGGTCTGTCCCTCATCAAATGGGTTCTTATCGTCAGG TTCTCCACCTATTTCCCCGGTTACTTTGATGGGCAGTACTGGTTGTGGTGGGTGTTCCTGGCACTGG GCTTCATGCTGTTTGTCAGAGGGTTCATTAACTACTCCAGAGTCCGAAAACTGGCAGATCCCACTTATGCCCCTCTTCCACGAACAAGGGTTCTCTTCATCTATTAG